In Rubrivirga marina, the following are encoded in one genomic region:
- a CDS encoding archaeosortase/exosortase family protein, whose protein sequence is MTPWAPCHLVRFAGVMVLVYGVWFVLYDLWILPDGRLDEALSLFVASATGAVVRFGSDAVVTDGRVVWLGPRGIEVADGCNGLSSLSLFVGFVLAYPGAWIRRAVFIPLGLALIVVANVARCVVLLALLGWRPDWFDAVHTEHSVWVFYAVIFGLWVSWTHVGDRPAGPDPAGAPVSHARAA, encoded by the coding sequence ATGACACCCTGGGCCCCGTGTCACCTCGTCCGCTTCGCCGGGGTCATGGTGCTCGTCTACGGCGTGTGGTTCGTGCTGTACGACCTCTGGATCCTCCCCGACGGCCGGCTCGACGAGGCGCTCTCGCTGTTCGTCGCCTCGGCCACCGGCGCCGTCGTCCGCTTCGGGTCGGACGCCGTCGTCACCGACGGCCGCGTGGTGTGGCTCGGCCCACGAGGGATCGAGGTTGCGGACGGGTGCAACGGGCTGTCCTCGCTGAGCCTGTTCGTCGGGTTCGTGCTCGCCTACCCCGGCGCCTGGATCCGGCGGGCCGTCTTCATCCCGTTGGGCTTGGCGCTCATCGTCGTGGCGAACGTGGCCCGCTGCGTCGTCTTGTTGGCCCTCCTCGGCTGGCGGCCCGACTGGTTCGACGCCGTCCACACCGAGCACTCCGTGTGGGTGTTCTACGCCGTGATCTTCGGCCTGTGGGTGTCGTGGACGCACGTCGGTGACCGCCCCGCCGGCCCGGACCCGGCGGGGGCTCCCGTGTCCCATGCTCGAGCGGCGTAA
- a CDS encoding glycosyltransferase: MSKVGDVLFVLPTDLLGGAEQVMRLLVLEAATERSQVHVVFLSAGRRGMWGKVPSNVHLHYVDASSEKMGFVKALPLVLRLSKILHLAQVVSSHLHVNAYLGMLRKLGLIRMDWQVARESTVFRDRFAGVKLALFKLLYRVGYGSVDLVVCQTDYMKEALLDLVPQAHTWDVEVIPNPIDVEAITRRVSESVDPSPHGLMPYIVSAGRLIPEKGYDVLLQAFGRIRARHPGMRLLILGEGGERAKLEDLAAGLGVKDGVEMPGRVLNPIPYFAHAECCVVSSRVEGFPNVLLEKMAVSDAVVSTLCAGGVDQLEGVRVCPPDDPDALADAIESVIGRSVCGSGTLASTLSTRAPKYFWHRISRH; encoded by the coding sequence ATGTCCAAAGTAGGAGATGTGCTTTTTGTTCTGCCCACGGATTTGCTTGGGGGGGCCGAACAAGTAATGCGCCTGCTCGTGCTTGAGGCGGCGACTGAGCGATCACAAGTTCACGTGGTATTTCTGTCGGCTGGAAGGAGGGGGATGTGGGGAAAGGTGCCATCGAATGTTCATCTTCACTACGTAGATGCGTCTAGTGAAAAAATGGGGTTTGTCAAGGCCTTGCCTCTTGTACTCAGACTTAGTAAGATTTTGCACTTGGCTCAAGTGGTATCGTCACATCTCCACGTGAACGCATATCTAGGTATGCTGCGCAAGCTTGGGCTGATCCGAATGGACTGGCAGGTGGCCCGGGAGTCGACGGTGTTCCGCGACCGTTTTGCCGGTGTCAAGCTCGCGCTCTTCAAGTTGCTCTACCGGGTAGGCTACGGATCCGTGGATCTCGTGGTTTGCCAGACAGATTACATGAAGGAGGCTCTCCTCGACCTCGTACCACAAGCGCACACGTGGGATGTCGAGGTAATCCCAAACCCGATTGATGTAGAAGCAATCACGAGGCGAGTGTCAGAGTCCGTGGACCCCTCGCCACACGGGTTAATGCCCTACATTGTGTCGGCCGGTCGATTGATCCCGGAGAAGGGATACGATGTGCTCCTCCAGGCTTTCGGGCGGATCCGGGCGCGGCACCCCGGGATGCGACTCCTGATCCTCGGTGAGGGGGGGGAGCGTGCGAAGTTAGAAGACTTAGCCGCTGGGCTTGGCGTAAAGGATGGAGTCGAAATGCCAGGTCGAGTACTTAATCCAATCCCATACTTTGCCCACGCTGAATGCTGCGTCGTCAGTTCCCGCGTCGAGGGATTTCCCAATGTGCTGCTCGAGAAGATGGCCGTGTCCGATGCGGTTGTCTCGACGCTCTGCGCAGGGGGCGTGGACCAATTGGAGGGCGTGCGCGTCTGCCCCCCTGACGATCCCGACGCGCTAGCCGATGCCATCGAAAGCGTTATCGGACGGTCGGTGTGCGGTTCGGGCACTCTCGCGTCGACGCTCTCCACCCGAGCGCCAAAATACTTCTGGCACCGAATCTCCAGGCACTAG
- a CDS encoding acyltransferase gives MTSIGDRVTITSGVKFITHDGSAWLVRDERGRRYVYNSIKIGNDVFVGVNTIILPGVEIGDRVIVAAGSVVTKSIPDGCIVAGVPARRIGEYAEYESFALNNFASEKDLSGYDYVSRVNMGLDIRGAKPLLG, from the coding sequence TTGACTTCGATCGGAGATCGTGTCACCATCACGAGCGGGGTCAAATTTATCACCCATGATGGATCGGCATGGCTAGTTCGAGACGAGAGGGGACGACGTTATGTTTATAATAGTATAAAGATAGGTAACGATGTTTTTGTAGGGGTCAACACAATAATATTACCTGGTGTCGAAATTGGGGATCGGGTAATTGTCGCAGCTGGATCAGTCGTCACTAAGTCTATTCCTGATGGATGCATCGTTGCGGGTGTTCCGGCGAGACGCATAGGGGAGTATGCTGAATATGAATCATTTGCATTGAATAATTTTGCATCAGAAAAAGATTTGTCAGGATATGATTATGTATCAAGAGTTAATATGGGATTAGACATCAGGGGGGCTAAACCATTGTTGGGATAA
- a CDS encoding endonuclease NucS domain-containing protein encodes MLDRFGPTFTPDRVATIDAEEFQAFLAFKNNRHWTGLERQGPKICSDMPALREALGRLLDESRPIGLRATEAVDMVTGMGRAIATAVLQVAYPGEYGVLNSTSEGGMRAVGLWPEFARGLSFGEKYDRVNQVLVKTTAEVGVDLWTLDALWYIVLQLETTEAATPAPVGAPSADAEPNGGGVRFGLERHLHDFLRDNWDSGPFGAEWALHAEPGDDEAGYEYPCDVGRIDLLARHRRTRDWLVIELKRAQSSDQTIGQVLRYVGWVEEHLAEDGEGVRGLIVAHDADLGLLYALRGAHGVDLKLYEVEFNLRDAPSI; translated from the coding sequence GTGCTCGATCGGTTCGGACCGACGTTCACCCCCGACCGGGTCGCCACCATTGACGCCGAGGAGTTCCAGGCCTTCCTGGCCTTCAAGAACAACCGGCACTGGACCGGGCTGGAGCGGCAGGGCCCGAAGATCTGCTCAGACATGCCCGCGCTCCGCGAGGCTCTTGGACGCCTCCTCGACGAGTCCCGTCCGATCGGGTTGAGGGCGACCGAGGCGGTCGACATGGTGACCGGGATGGGCCGGGCCATCGCCACGGCTGTCCTCCAGGTCGCGTACCCCGGCGAGTACGGGGTCCTCAACAGCACGTCGGAGGGGGGCATGAGGGCGGTGGGGCTGTGGCCGGAGTTCGCCCGCGGCCTATCGTTCGGAGAGAAGTACGACCGCGTGAACCAGGTTCTGGTCAAGACCACGGCCGAGGTTGGAGTCGACCTCTGGACTCTCGACGCGCTGTGGTACATAGTCCTTCAGTTGGAAACGACCGAGGCCGCCACTCCGGCCCCCGTAGGTGCGCCCAGCGCGGACGCCGAGCCCAACGGGGGAGGTGTCCGGTTCGGGCTTGAGCGTCACCTCCATGACTTCCTCCGCGACAACTGGGACAGCGGCCCCTTCGGGGCCGAGTGGGCTCTCCACGCCGAGCCCGGCGACGACGAGGCCGGGTATGAGTACCCCTGCGACGTCGGCCGCATCGACCTCCTCGCCCGTCATCGGAGGACCAGGGACTGGCTGGTCATCGAGCTGAAGCGGGCCCAGAGCAGCGACCAGACCATCGGGCAGGTTCTCCGCTATGTCGGGTGGGTCGAGGAGCACCTCGCCGAGGACGGAGAAGGAGTCCGGGGCCTCATCGTCGCCCACGACGCCGACCTCGGCCTCCTGTACGCGCTGAGAGGCGCCCACGGGGTTGACCTCAAGCTCTACGAGGTCGAGTTCAACCTCCGGGACGCCCCATCGATCTGA
- a CDS encoding SDR family oxidoreductase, with protein MHYDSVRDSLRRQPRTWLVTGAAGFIGSNLLEELLRLGQTVVGLDSFATGHRRNLDEAVAAAGEGAADRFTFVEGDIRDLDACRQACEGVDLVLHQAALGSVPRSIKDPLTTHAVNVDGTLHMLTAARDAGVGRFVYASSSSVYGDHPGLPKVEGAIGTPLSPYAVSKRVCELYARTFQDHYGLETVGLRYFNVFGPRQDPDGPYAAVIPRWMDEMLDGRSSTIFGDGETSRDFCYVANVVQANVLAGRTASDATGTVYNIAVGDRTTLNDLFREMSQSLVAEGAMDATPEPAYADFRPGDVRHSLADTSAAHQALGYRPTHPVGLGLRKTVAWYVQDRASASS; from the coding sequence ATGCACTACGACAGCGTACGAGACAGCCTCCGCCGCCAGCCGCGGACGTGGCTGGTGACCGGCGCCGCCGGCTTTATCGGGTCCAACCTGCTGGAGGAGCTCCTCCGGCTCGGGCAGACCGTGGTGGGGCTCGACAGCTTCGCCACCGGGCACCGCCGGAACCTCGACGAGGCCGTCGCGGCGGCGGGGGAGGGGGCCGCCGACCGGTTCACCTTCGTCGAGGGCGACATCCGGGACCTCGATGCGTGCCGCCAGGCGTGTGAGGGCGTGGACCTCGTCCTCCACCAGGCGGCCCTCGGGTCCGTCCCCCGATCAATCAAGGACCCACTCACGACGCACGCCGTGAACGTCGACGGGACGCTCCACATGCTGACGGCGGCCCGCGACGCCGGCGTCGGCCGGTTCGTCTACGCCTCGTCCTCGTCGGTCTACGGTGACCACCCGGGGCTCCCGAAGGTGGAGGGGGCAATCGGTACACCGCTCTCGCCATACGCCGTCTCGAAGCGGGTGTGCGAGCTCTACGCCCGGACGTTCCAGGACCACTACGGACTGGAGACCGTCGGCCTTCGATACTTCAATGTGTTTGGGCCGCGTCAGGACCCAGACGGGCCTTACGCCGCGGTCATCCCGCGGTGGATGGACGAGATGCTCGATGGCCGGTCGAGCACGATCTTCGGGGACGGCGAGACGAGCCGTGACTTCTGCTACGTGGCGAACGTGGTCCAGGCCAATGTGCTCGCCGGACGTACCGCCTCCGACGCCACGGGTACGGTGTACAACATCGCCGTGGGAGACCGGACGACGCTGAACGACCTGTTCCGGGAGATGAGCCAGAGCCTCGTGGCCGAGGGCGCCATGGACGCGACCCCAGAGCCGGCCTACGCTGACTTCCGGCCGGGCGACGTCCGCCACTCGCTGGCCGACACCTCAGCGGCCCATCAGGCGCTCGGCTACCGTCCGACCCATCCGGTCGGGTTGGGCCTCCGCAAAACGGTCGCGTGGTACGTCCAGGACCGAGCCTCCGCTAGCTCGTAG
- a CDS encoding SLBB domain-containing protein yields the protein MRRVLIALAVLLAGAADAQSYGQLGDVQTTAPGYFFFARPGEPVVAVTAVGTLQAPGRYVVRQGTTAADLLALAGGPVADRSGRAAARIYRDDALLLEREVQALYAPGATPVALQEGDVVEVVGLVSSVPGYYVHTEPGNAPFAVTAAGAFAAPGRYVVDPGTTVGDLVALAGGSGVLGEQEAQTRVSAIVRLYRDGALAFEAALEDLYARQTTALQTGDVVDLQVTYERERDFFRDALSIVSALVGVGLLIERLAN from the coding sequence ATGCGTAGAGTCCTGATCGCCCTCGCCGTCCTGCTGGCGGGGGCCGCCGACGCCCAGTCGTACGGCCAGCTCGGCGACGTCCAGACGACGGCGCCCGGCTACTTCTTCTTCGCCCGGCCCGGTGAGCCCGTCGTCGCCGTGACGGCCGTCGGCACCCTCCAGGCGCCGGGCCGCTACGTCGTTCGTCAGGGGACGACGGCTGCGGACCTCCTCGCCCTCGCGGGAGGTCCGGTCGCAGACCGATCCGGACGAGCCGCGGCCCGCATCTATCGTGACGACGCCCTGCTCCTCGAACGGGAGGTCCAGGCGCTCTACGCGCCTGGAGCGACGCCCGTGGCCCTCCAGGAGGGCGACGTGGTCGAGGTCGTCGGGCTGGTCTCCTCGGTCCCCGGGTACTACGTTCACACGGAGCCGGGAAACGCCCCGTTTGCGGTCACGGCAGCGGGCGCCTTCGCTGCACCGGGGCGATACGTCGTCGACCCCGGCACGACGGTCGGGGATCTCGTGGCGCTCGCGGGGGGCTCGGGGGTGCTGGGCGAGCAAGAGGCCCAGACGAGGGTCTCGGCGATCGTTCGCCTGTACCGCGACGGGGCCCTCGCCTTCGAGGCCGCGCTCGAAGACCTGTACGCTCGGCAGACCACGGCCCTCCAGACTGGGGACGTCGTGGACCTCCAGGTGACGTACGAGCGCGAACGAGACTTTTTCCGAGACGCACTCTCCATCGTCTCCGCGCTGGTTGGCGTCGGGCTCCTCATCGAACGCCTCGCCAATTGA
- a CDS encoding lipopolysaccharide biosynthesis protein: MLKDFAKVFSGRMGQTIIGFGTLFVLLRLMTKEDYGLLALVTSLSGVIAVAAQFGLSSGLSKLVNDAQIRAPETVAALFRRGLAVQFILLLVFGFAGTGIAVLVYSEEIGPRLPVIAGIALFVVGTVAGEHYFRTGRTLDLFGSIARLTIWMAVARLVGAVIPYALTGSIGWSVFYYGALQALTASFYLYGLLREMSDGEATHAALEGGLRPWDYVRVALPFLVIASSNIIFSQIALLVLGKAQTLGSVAEYEVANRVVNFLRSPAIAFSFVISSRFGRAVASADNRAVRERLRTNAQVSLLGVPMAMSLFFCADWVLLVLGGAAYADAVLLVQILSIYLAGAFIADSYSLSLDYSGLSRGRAGIVVAVAVMNIALSVWLVPLMGTQGAALAVTTSTMVQAFGFVSLIRWEFSIGFIDATGIANTLYALLAIIIMIVMILTNKSIDIILLRICGIVGAFVLAVIYSLFLIKQHEYTKNV, encoded by the coding sequence ATGCTGAAGGACTTTGCCAAGGTCTTCTCCGGGCGGATGGGACAGACCATCATCGGATTCGGGACCCTTTTCGTCTTGCTGCGTCTGATGACGAAGGAGGACTACGGGCTCCTCGCGCTGGTCACGTCTCTCTCTGGCGTCATCGCTGTCGCGGCTCAGTTCGGCCTCTCGTCCGGGCTTTCGAAGCTTGTAAACGACGCGCAAATTCGGGCACCCGAGACCGTCGCCGCTCTGTTCCGGAGGGGGCTAGCCGTCCAGTTTATCCTGCTCCTAGTCTTCGGGTTTGCCGGCACCGGCATCGCCGTCCTCGTGTACTCGGAAGAAATTGGCCCTCGCTTGCCTGTTATCGCGGGGATCGCACTCTTCGTCGTCGGAACCGTGGCGGGCGAACACTATTTCCGGACCGGTCGCACGCTGGACTTGTTCGGAAGCATTGCTAGGCTGACCATATGGATGGCTGTGGCGCGCCTTGTCGGAGCAGTCATCCCATATGCGCTGACGGGGTCGATCGGGTGGAGCGTGTTCTACTATGGCGCTCTACAGGCGCTCACAGCCAGTTTCTACCTCTATGGTCTCCTGCGCGAAATGAGCGATGGCGAGGCCACCCACGCGGCGTTGGAGGGCGGGCTCCGACCTTGGGATTATGTCAGGGTTGCACTGCCGTTTCTTGTTATAGCCTCCAGTAACATTATCTTCTCGCAGATTGCGCTGCTCGTGTTGGGCAAGGCGCAAACGCTCGGATCCGTGGCGGAGTATGAGGTGGCAAACCGCGTGGTAAACTTCCTCCGCAGCCCTGCAATCGCATTCAGCTTCGTCATCTCGAGCCGGTTCGGTCGAGCCGTGGCGAGCGCTGATAACCGTGCGGTCCGCGAAAGACTCCGCACGAACGCGCAGGTGAGCCTCCTCGGCGTGCCGATGGCGATGAGCCTTTTTTTCTGCGCAGACTGGGTGCTACTGGTGCTCGGCGGGGCAGCCTACGCGGACGCAGTGCTGCTAGTCCAGATCCTGAGTATCTATCTCGCGGGCGCCTTCATTGCCGACAGCTATAGCCTCTCACTGGACTACTCAGGTCTATCGCGCGGTCGGGCGGGAATCGTAGTGGCGGTCGCTGTGATGAACATCGCGCTAAGCGTCTGGTTAGTGCCCCTGATGGGGACACAGGGCGCCGCACTTGCGGTCACTACTTCGACGATGGTGCAGGCGTTTGGTTTTGTCTCTCTGATTCGCTGGGAATTTTCCATAGGCTTCATCGACGCCACGGGAATCGCAAATACGTTATATGCATTACTTGCGATTATTATAATGATTGTTATGATTCTGACGAATAAGTCTATCGATATTATATTATTACGTATCTGCGGAATTGTCGGGGCCTTTGTACTTGCTGTAATCTATTCGCTTTTCCTTATCAAACAACATGAATATACGAAGAATGTTTAA
- a CDS encoding UpxY family transcription antiterminator has product MPHARVWRVFYTRPRNEKKVAERLNDGGIDVCLPLRTVLRRWSDRKRKIQEPLFPGYLFAHVDERERLAVLQDDGVVTTVSFGGTLAEVRNTEIVMLRALEGLPKSVEARALDAVPPGTEVIVTTGPLKGARGTVEGSPKAFYLFILIESVRQAIRLEVPADWVMRTGGKAG; this is encoded by the coding sequence ATGCCCCATGCTCGCGTCTGGCGTGTGTTCTACACGCGGCCCCGAAACGAGAAGAAGGTCGCTGAGCGACTGAACGACGGTGGCATCGACGTGTGCCTCCCGCTGCGGACCGTCCTCCGTCGGTGGTCGGATCGCAAAAGGAAAATTCAGGAGCCGCTCTTCCCTGGCTACCTCTTCGCACATGTCGACGAACGCGAGCGTTTGGCGGTCCTCCAGGACGATGGAGTCGTTACGACGGTGTCATTTGGAGGGACACTCGCTGAGGTTCGGAATACAGAAATCGTGATGCTCCGCGCCTTGGAAGGGCTTCCAAAATCCGTAGAGGCTCGGGCGCTCGACGCCGTTCCGCCTGGGACGGAGGTGATCGTGACGACCGGCCCGCTGAAGGGCGCCCGAGGGACGGTAGAGGGCTCGCCGAAAGCGTTTTACCTCTTCATCCTCATCGAGTCGGTCCGCCAGGCCATCCGCCTCGAGGTCCCCGCAGACTGGGTCATGCGGACGGGTGGGAAGGCCGGATAA
- a CDS encoding nucleotide sugar dehydrogenase produces the protein MTNSSSTFRTLIDRIEAREACVGVIGLGYVGLPLAVEVAKAGYRVIGFEVSASVADRINEGDSHIGDVPSSELAPLCESGRITATTDMSRLAECDAISICVPTPLGKTKDPDLSYVVSATRAIRAALRPGQLIILESTTYPGTTREAMLPVLEEAGLTVGEDFFLCFSPERVDPGNAVWHTKNTPKVLGGLTAACTELGQAIYGRIFDTVVPVSSAESAELVKLYENTFRMINIALANEMAQVCERLDVDVWEVIEAAGTKPFGFMTFTPGPGLGGHCIPLDPHYLSWKMRTLAFKTRMIELSSEINAEMPAFVVRKVADALNEEGKAVKGSRLLVLGIAYKRDIDDLRESPALEVIQLLQDKGADIQYHDPYCPTIADDGHTRIADLPLHSQPLTEDALADADAVVIITDHKTVDYERVGALAKLVVDARGVMRSVPSAAKVVGLSGQEQNLGPVQEPAAAATV, from the coding sequence ATGACAAACTCTAGCTCCACATTCAGAACTCTCATCGACCGGATCGAGGCTCGCGAAGCCTGCGTCGGTGTGATCGGCCTCGGTTACGTCGGGCTTCCGCTGGCTGTCGAAGTAGCCAAGGCTGGCTATCGCGTCATAGGGTTCGAGGTGAGCGCGTCGGTTGCCGATCGGATCAACGAGGGTGACAGCCACATCGGCGACGTGCCGTCGTCGGAACTGGCCCCACTCTGTGAGAGCGGGCGCATCACGGCTACGACGGACATGTCTCGCCTCGCCGAGTGTGACGCGATCTCGATCTGCGTGCCGACGCCGCTCGGCAAGACGAAGGACCCCGACCTCAGCTACGTGGTCTCGGCCACGCGGGCAATCCGCGCCGCCCTCCGGCCCGGGCAGCTCATCATCCTCGAGTCGACGACGTACCCGGGGACGACGCGGGAGGCCATGCTCCCCGTACTGGAGGAGGCCGGGCTCACCGTCGGCGAGGACTTTTTTCTGTGCTTCTCGCCGGAGCGCGTGGACCCTGGCAACGCCGTCTGGCACACGAAGAACACGCCGAAGGTGCTAGGCGGCCTGACCGCCGCGTGCACGGAGCTGGGGCAGGCCATCTACGGCCGCATCTTCGACACGGTCGTGCCGGTGTCGAGCGCGGAGAGCGCGGAGCTCGTCAAGCTCTACGAGAACACGTTCCGGATGATCAACATCGCCCTCGCGAACGAGATGGCGCAGGTCTGCGAGCGGCTCGACGTGGACGTGTGGGAGGTGATCGAGGCGGCGGGCACCAAGCCGTTCGGGTTCATGACCTTCACGCCGGGGCCGGGCCTCGGCGGCCACTGCATTCCGCTGGACCCGCACTACCTCTCGTGGAAGATGCGGACGCTGGCCTTTAAGACGCGGATGATCGAGCTCTCCAGCGAGATCAACGCCGAGATGCCGGCCTTCGTCGTCCGCAAGGTGGCCGACGCGCTGAACGAGGAGGGCAAGGCCGTCAAGGGGAGTCGGCTCCTCGTCCTCGGGATCGCCTACAAGCGGGACATCGACGACCTCCGGGAGAGCCCGGCCCTCGAGGTGATCCAGCTTCTCCAGGACAAGGGGGCGGACATTCAGTACCACGACCCGTACTGCCCGACGATTGCCGACGACGGCCACACGCGGATCGCCGACCTCCCGCTCCACAGCCAGCCGCTCACGGAGGACGCCCTCGCCGACGCCGACGCCGTCGTGATCATCACCGACCACAAGACGGTAGACTACGAGCGCGTCGGGGCCCTCGCCAAGCTCGTCGTGGACGCCCGCGGCGTGATGCGCTCGGTACCCTCGGCCGCGAAGGTCGTCGGGCTCTCCGGTCAGGAGCAGAACCTCGGCCCGGTGCAGGAGCCGGCCGCAGCCGCCACGGTCTGA
- a CDS encoding polysaccharide biosynthesis tyrosine autokinase: MPTPQPFPPETFGASPPPPDYSRPGYVYGPPRRPADLASQLREWVDVVVRGRWLILACVAAVLVPVTAYVVTAPDVYEASSYLYVETSSGGGLSGMMPTGSDVVPFVQDQGISNELYILQKAEDLPRAVAATLLAQAASEEAPPLTVVETETGELASVEEVADRVTEYIRVQQDGGDRTNGVRVAAKSTSPQEAALIAQLYAQAYVDRTQNSSRASVAASREFLESQADSVAAQLRSREEAARAYMDEEGAVRLDEEASNIVSQLAALQAERDQARVEAGMEASRIAELRAQIARLEGTVAQRMGSGTARELRQDEERLAALRERLETIYLNDPALRSRSDVPADVAQLRRQIDQLETRVQQRSDQLVEEAIAAGGVDAAAEGLPRLSALRDRLTEAEVALQGLRSQISILNDRIAAYQSDLDQIPSQSVELARLIRERESAERLALGLDQRLQEARVAESAELGYAEVVRSADVPEDPVAPNRPQTLILGLILGLGLGVMLAVGRAQLDQTLRRPTQLRELGHPILGVIPDVTKLIEEDAGGADAVTVQGWTLDSRVVTILYPMSAGAEAFRGLRTSVQFSKPDAVVQTLLVTSASPGEGKSTVAANLAAVIAQSGRRTLLIDADLRRPRVHSLFGMSKTPGLSEYISGQGDQRDITVGDEFDVLPAGTMVPNPAEYLGSKAFRDLLDGFRQTYDVVVIDAPPVLAATDPVLLSTQVDGTVVVAAAGQTKDFELEHAVQEIHNVGGDVLGVVFNRFDVSKEYGYRYQYAYRYGRKYTYGHEGNA; this comes from the coding sequence ATGCCGACTCCTCAGCCCTTTCCGCCCGAGACCTTCGGGGCCTCGCCCCCGCCTCCCGACTACTCGCGGCCGGGGTACGTCTACGGCCCTCCCCGGCGGCCGGCCGACCTCGCCAGCCAGCTGCGGGAGTGGGTCGACGTGGTCGTCCGGGGGCGCTGGCTCATCCTGGCCTGCGTCGCCGCCGTCCTCGTGCCCGTGACCGCGTACGTGGTCACGGCGCCCGACGTCTACGAGGCGTCGTCGTATCTCTACGTAGAGACGAGCTCGGGCGGGGGGCTGAGCGGCATGATGCCGACCGGGAGCGATGTGGTCCCCTTCGTCCAGGACCAGGGGATCTCCAACGAGCTTTACATCCTCCAGAAGGCCGAGGACCTGCCCCGCGCCGTCGCCGCGACGCTGCTCGCGCAGGCCGCGAGCGAGGAGGCGCCCCCGCTGACGGTGGTCGAGACGGAGACCGGGGAGCTCGCCTCCGTCGAAGAGGTCGCCGATCGGGTGACGGAGTACATCCGGGTGCAGCAGGACGGCGGAGACCGGACGAACGGCGTTCGCGTCGCGGCGAAGAGCACGTCGCCGCAGGAGGCCGCGCTCATCGCTCAACTCTACGCCCAGGCCTACGTCGACCGGACGCAGAACTCGAGCCGGGCCTCGGTGGCCGCCAGCCGCGAGTTCCTCGAGTCCCAGGCCGACTCGGTCGCCGCGCAGCTGCGGTCTCGCGAGGAGGCCGCCCGGGCTTACATGGACGAGGAGGGCGCCGTCCGCCTCGACGAAGAGGCCTCCAACATCGTGAGCCAGCTGGCGGCGCTTCAAGCCGAGCGCGACCAGGCGCGCGTCGAGGCCGGGATGGAGGCGTCGCGGATCGCCGAGCTCCGGGCCCAGATCGCCCGCCTCGAGGGGACCGTGGCCCAGCGGATGGGCTCTGGGACCGCCCGGGAGCTCCGCCAGGACGAGGAGCGGCTCGCCGCCCTCCGGGAGCGGCTCGAGACCATCTACCTCAACGACCCCGCCCTCCGGTCGCGCTCCGACGTGCCGGCCGACGTGGCCCAGCTCCGCCGCCAGATCGACCAGCTCGAGACGCGCGTCCAGCAGCGGAGCGACCAGCTCGTGGAGGAGGCCATCGCCGCCGGCGGCGTCGACGCCGCTGCAGAGGGGCTCCCGCGCCTCTCCGCCCTCCGCGACCGGCTGACCGAGGCGGAGGTGGCGCTCCAGGGACTCCGCTCCCAGATCAGCATCCTCAACGACCGGATCGCGGCCTACCAGAGCGACCTCGATCAGATTCCGTCGCAGAGCGTCGAGCTGGCCCGCCTCATCCGCGAGCGCGAGAGCGCCGAGCGGCTCGCCCTCGGGCTCGACCAGCGGCTCCAGGAGGCCCGCGTGGCCGAGAGCGCCGAGCTCGGCTACGCCGAGGTCGTCCGCTCCGCCGACGTGCCTGAGGACCCCGTCGCACCGAACCGGCCGCAGACTCTCATCTTGGGGCTGATCCTCGGCCTCGGGCTCGGTGTCATGCTGGCCGTCGGCCGGGCGCAGCTCGACCAGACGCTCCGCCGGCCGACGCAGCTCCGCGAGCTCGGGCACCCGATCCTCGGCGTCATCCCCGACGTTACGAAGCTGATCGAGGAGGACGCCGGCGGTGCCGACGCGGTCACCGTCCAGGGCTGGACCCTCGACTCGCGCGTCGTCACGATCCTGTACCCGATGTCGGCCGGAGCGGAGGCCTTCCGCGGGCTCCGGACGAGCGTCCAGTTCTCGAAGCCCGACGCCGTCGTCCAGACCCTCCTCGTCACGAGCGCCAGCCCGGGCGAGGGCAAGAGCACCGTGGCCGCCAACCTCGCCGCCGTCATCGCCCAGTCCGGCCGGCGGACGCTCCTCATCGACGCCGACCTCCGCCGGCCCCGCGTCCACAGCCTGTTCGGGATGAGCAAGACGCCCGGCCTCTCGGAGTACATCTCCGGCCAGGGTGATCAGCGCGACATCACCGTCGGCGACGAGTTCGACGTGCTCCCGGCGGGGACGATGGTCCCGAACCCGGCCGAGTACCTCGGCTCGAAGGCGTTCCGCGACCTCCTCGACGGGTTCCGCCAGACGTACGACGTCGTCGTCATCGACGCCCCGCCGGTCCTCGCCGCCACCGACCCGGTCCTCCTCTCGACCCAGGTCGACGGGACGGTCGTGGTCGCCGCGGCCGGGCAGACGAAGGACTTCGAGCTTGAGCACGCGGTGCAGGAGATCCACAACGTGGGCGGCGACGTCCTCGGCGTGGTGTTCAACCGGTTCGACGTGTCGAAGGAGTACGGCTACCGCTACCAGTACGCCTACCGCTACGGCCGCAAGTACACCTACGGCCACGAGGGGAATGCGTAG